Proteins encoded in a region of the Pocillopora verrucosa isolate sample1 chromosome 11, ASM3666991v2, whole genome shotgun sequence genome:
- the LOC136284400 gene encoding sorting nexin-6-like has protein sequence MINYKRTGSGNFFNLLSATQKDLQKVLKEENDLVEEFQKKRDFVEEYTPLTKETYGNFTEMVHSQQRVALAVNDFSFGIMTASASDDSNTKELKGSFVTFSSALNGVKESLDVMSTNDDNTLGFTLELYSRCMDAAKEMLFRRTCKLVEYENATKALEKAKPKNQEMLQKAKDDAEEAYNSISEAAKKEMIRYNRQRVLSLQASLIQYAESRLKNGRDTYAILAKLLNDMKKSA, from the exons tacaaaagaactggctcgggaa attttttcaacttgttgtCAGCCACCCAGAAAGATTTGCAGAAggttttgaaagaggaaaat GATCTTGTTGaagaatttcagaagaaaagagattttgtggaaGAGTACACACCACTTACCAAGGAGACATATGGG AACTTCACCGAAATGGTACACAGTCAGCAAC GTGTTGCATTAGCAGTAAATGATTTTAGTTTTGGCATCATGACAGCATCTGCCAGTGATGATAGTAATACCAAGGAATTGAAagg gAGTTTTGTGACTTTTTCAAGCGCACTAAATGGTGTCAAG GAATCGCTGGATGTTATGTCCACTAATGATGACAACACATTAGGTTTTACTTTAGAACTTTATTCCAGATGCATGGATGCTGCCAAG GAGATGCTTTTCCGTCGTACATGTAAACTAGTTGAGTATGAGAACGCAACAAAAGCACTGGAAAAAGCCAAACCCAAGAACCAAGAAATG cttcaaaaagCCAAAGACGATGCAGAGGAAGCATACAATTCAATTTCAGAAGCTGCAAAGAAAGAG aTGATCCGTTACAATAGGCAAAGGGTGTTGAGCCTGCAAGCCAGTCTTATCCAGTACGCTGAATCGCGGTTAAAGAATGGAAGAGATACCTACGCCATTTTGGCCAAACTattgaatgacatgaaaaaatctGCTTAA